A part of Candidatus Saccharibacteria bacterium genomic DNA contains:
- a CDS encoding YvcK family protein yields MDQADLVVIAPGDLYTSLGPLLIIDGIGDALRRTRAKVVYVCNLVTKDGQTNGFTVSDHAKEIERFGGGSFLDGVIYNNQIPSRRILERYKAENDYLVEVDEAQLLAQPYQAIGGNFLGQIARYNREDTHLPVVRSLIRHNPTTVASALIELVQPVNK; encoded by the coding sequence ATCGACCAAGCGGATCTGGTAGTAATTGCACCAGGTGACCTCTACACCTCACTCGGGCCGCTACTAATCATTGATGGTATTGGTGATGCTCTGCGGCGGACTCGCGCGAAGGTAGTATACGTTTGTAATCTTGTGACTAAAGACGGTCAAACCAATGGGTTTACCGTGAGTGATCATGCTAAAGAAATCGAACGTTTCGGCGGCGGCAGCTTCCTCGACGGGGTTATCTACAATAATCAGATACCATCGAGACGAATACTGGAACGCTACAAGGCAGAGAATGACTATTTGGTTGAGGTTGATGAAGCCCAGCTATTAGCGCAGCCGTACCAAGCGATCGGTGGTAACTTTTTGGGTCAAATTGCTCGCTATAACAGGGAGGACACGCATTTGCCGGTTGTACGCTCATTGATTCGTCACAATCCCACTACCGTTGCCAGCGCACTGATTGAGCTGGTGCAGCCAGTCAATAAATAG
- a CDS encoding YvcK family protein, whose protein sequence is MESPFGDDELKIAVIGGGTGSFTLLSALKNHTSKIAAIVTMADDGGSTGVLRDELGVLPPGDVRQCLVALSDSPKIRDLFNYRFSEGTFEGHSFGNLFLTALEKSTGSFGEAIETASEVLRVNGTVIPVTYDNVRLKMTWSKGSVTLHGERVIDSDHFKNDPRKARLSLEPAAAVNPLAI, encoded by the coding sequence ATGGAATCACCTTTTGGCGATGATGAGCTAAAGATTGCTGTGATCGGTGGAGGCACGGGAAGTTTTACGCTGCTTTCTGCTCTAAAAAACCATACCTCTAAAATTGCTGCAATCGTTACTATGGCAGATGATGGTGGTAGCACTGGGGTGCTCCGTGATGAACTAGGTGTGTTGCCACCTGGCGACGTACGCCAGTGCTTGGTTGCACTTAGTGATTCGCCAAAAATCCGCGACCTCTTTAACTATCGTTTTAGCGAGGGCACATTTGAAGGCCATTCGTTTGGCAACTTATTTTTGACTGCTCTCGAAAAGTCGACGGGCAGTTTTGGGGAAGCAATCGAAACCGCTAGCGAAGTGCTGCGGGTTAATGGCACGGTGATACCGGTGACCTACGACAATGTGCGCCTAAAGATGACTTGGTCAAAAGGTAGCGTGACGCTGCATGGTGAGCGGGTGATTGACTCCGATCATTTCAAAAACGATCCTCGCAAAGCGCGCCTTAGTCTTGAGCCGGCTGCGGCGGTAAACCCTCTAGCAATTTAG
- a CDS encoding glycoside hydrolase family 1 protein: MPNRPAHGFTKHFLWGAATSPHQYEGSCHNQWTVWELENAKALAAQSSYQYDDLPVWPKIKSLAKAPANYTSGRAAGGYNLFEQDCALARVMNLNALRIGIEWSRVQPEEGAWDPEAISHYRQQLVAMKQNGIEPVITLFHYTLPVWFAAKGGFEKRANVRYFTEYVQYIMQELGGGMRYIITMNEPQTYVDMSYIRGKWPPQVMSSRRGYMVLGNLLYAHRKAAELIHAENRRFKVGIAKNYDYIYPGDDAWLSERSADILHFKQNTHILRRVVKSSDFIGINYKGSQRVYGYRVHNPNERMSDVDAQMDPDKLRHVLQQVHDAYHLPIMVTASGVADHQDQYRKWWLTQTVVAMQAALRDGVQVIGYMVYALTDQFELDRGFWPRYGLAEVDYHTLKRTVRPSAVWYAKILKKLRS, encoded by the coding sequence ATGCCTAATCGACCAGCGCACGGATTTACTAAACATTTTCTATGGGGAGCGGCGACAAGCCCTCATCAGTATGAGGGGAGTTGTCACAATCAATGGACGGTGTGGGAGCTTGAAAATGCCAAAGCGCTTGCTGCCCAGAGCTCGTACCAGTACGATGATTTACCGGTATGGCCAAAGATAAAGTCGTTGGCGAAGGCTCCCGCGAATTATACCTCTGGACGCGCTGCGGGCGGGTATAATCTTTTTGAGCAGGATTGTGCGCTAGCGCGAGTGATGAATTTGAATGCGCTGCGTATAGGGATTGAATGGTCAAGGGTACAGCCAGAAGAGGGAGCATGGGACCCTGAGGCGATAAGCCATTACCGACAACAGTTGGTGGCAATGAAACAAAATGGTATCGAACCGGTTATTACACTATTTCACTATACGTTGCCAGTGTGGTTTGCGGCTAAAGGTGGCTTTGAAAAGCGAGCGAACGTGCGTTATTTTACGGAATATGTGCAGTATATCATGCAAGAACTGGGCGGTGGTATGCGCTATATCATCACAATGAACGAACCGCAGACCTATGTTGATATGAGCTATATCCGGGGCAAGTGGCCACCACAGGTAATGAGTAGTCGACGGGGATATATGGTGCTTGGCAATCTGCTATATGCTCATCGAAAGGCGGCGGAGCTAATACACGCTGAGAATCGGCGTTTTAAGGTGGGAATTGCTAAGAATTATGACTATATTTACCCTGGTGATGACGCCTGGCTCAGTGAGCGGAGCGCGGATATACTGCATTTCAAACAAAACACTCACATATTACGCCGTGTGGTGAAATCGAGTGATTTTATAGGGATAAACTACAAGGGTAGCCAGCGTGTCTACGGTTACCGGGTTCATAATCCTAATGAGCGCATGAGCGATGTTGATGCGCAAATGGATCCCGACAAGTTACGACATGTTCTCCAGCAAGTGCACGATGCATACCATTTGCCAATCATGGTGACGGCAAGCGGTGTGGCCGATCACCAAGATCAGTACCGTAAGTGGTGGTTGACACAAACTGTTGTTGCGATGCAGGCGGCGCTGCGCGATGGCGTGCAGGTGATTGGGTATATGGTCTATGCTCTGACTGATCAGTTTGAATTGGATCGTGGTTTTTGGCCGCGCTATGGTCTGGCGGAAGTCGACTACCACACACTAAAGCGGACGGTACGACCGAGCGCTGTTTGGTATGCAAAGATACTAAAAAAGCTAAGGAGTTAG
- a CDS encoding DUF4868 domain-containing protein, which translates to MTETTAKPQTAPTDIFHWANMADKDKDQLDIDLYLFTKGYTVYATNYAKELKAQLKVLFLYDMISTVQTGAATGMLVRDFEAAAAEDNVLERTELEKVEHAQEVIEQILYGEEGLEVFREGDHEFKKVKGIIARFKKAGAEPFFIAKLLPQSQVLKGATAWMYNGDSFQPFSADAGLRITPDNQVLVAGSDIFAFSEVKFVRMFGYDAKKFAVAEEKIKEIEEHFKLKFPEGLTFDALVRDTPSLVSKLQKVEVGNVTQDQVVDHADTMGLELMTDDAAGAIILMDAKDTAKFVNLLNDDYITSDMTGIRYEVKGKKELRGTTSESSAAPGA; encoded by the coding sequence ATGACAGAAACTACAGCAAAACCCCAAACAGCCCCAACCGATATTTTTCACTGGGCAAATATGGCCGACAAAGATAAAGACCAACTCGACATCGACTTATATTTGTTTACAAAAGGCTACACTGTATACGCCACCAATTATGCCAAAGAACTAAAGGCTCAACTAAAAGTACTGTTTCTCTACGACATGATCAGTACAGTACAAACCGGTGCTGCGACTGGCATGCTAGTACGTGATTTTGAAGCGGCGGCTGCCGAGGATAATGTGCTGGAGCGTACCGAGCTAGAAAAGGTAGAGCATGCCCAAGAAGTGATAGAGCAGATACTGTACGGCGAAGAAGGGCTCGAAGTGTTTCGCGAAGGTGACCACGAGTTCAAAAAAGTAAAAGGCATTATAGCGCGGTTTAAAAAAGCTGGTGCCGAACCATTCTTTATTGCAAAGCTCCTACCGCAATCACAGGTGCTTAAAGGCGCCACTGCTTGGATGTATAACGGTGACTCATTTCAGCCGTTTAGTGCCGATGCCGGGTTGCGTATTACACCGGACAACCAAGTGCTAGTGGCGGGGAGTGATATTTTTGCCTTTAGCGAAGTGAAATTTGTACGCATGTTTGGATATGATGCCAAAAAATTTGCGGTGGCCGAGGAAAAAATTAAGGAAATTGAGGAACATTTTAAACTGAAATTCCCCGAAGGGTTGACGTTTGATGCGTTGGTACGTGACACGCCAAGCCTGGTAAGCAAGCTGCAAAAAGTCGAAGTGGGGAATGTGACGCAAGACCAAGTGGTTGACCATGCTGATACGATGGGACTTGAGCTTATGACTGATGATGCAGCGGGGGCTATCATACTGATGGATGCCAAAGACACCGCGAAGTTTGTCAATTTACTCAATGACGATTATATCACTAGTGATATGACGGGCATTCGCTATGAAGTAAAAGGCAAAAAAGAGCTCCGCGGTACCACTTCTGAATCAAGCGCGGCCCCCGGTGCTTAG
- a CDS encoding AAA family ATPase, which produces MNQGLALEVLLSGESALLTGPAGTGKTFLLNQFIRLSKYEGKHVSVTATTGLAATHLGGSTIHAWAGIGVHDELPAHFLDQLSKGRREIIEKTDVLIIDEISMLHDFRLDMVDDVCRLVRRKDEPFGGIQLVMSGDFFQLPPINREGSRTGGFVVGSKVWNELDPVVIYLDEQFRQTDGDTLHSILTALRAGDLRRHHAEALLARTEIPLADDTQLTELHTVNVDVDRINQLRLAQLPGDEVIYECHTTGSANYVENLQRSVLAPSTLTLKQGALVMAVKNDTARRYVNGSIGTVVDFEPGTDYPVVDFINGKTVTMQPDTWELRDGDKKRASISQIPLRLAWAITVHKSQGMTLDAARMDLRKAFVEGMGYVALSRVKSIDHLYLVGINRMALQVSPEAAEIDVQLRSSALSDAKRFSHLKTAAAKRSTDPLVKKKPKTSSGWAEKIAKMRETYPNAYRPWTVSDDATLKLEFTNGASVKKLSKLLGRHENSVVMRLQKHYGEDIVQI; this is translated from the coding sequence ATGAATCAGGGGTTAGCACTCGAGGTGTTGCTGTCGGGCGAAAGCGCCCTTTTAACTGGCCCTGCCGGTACCGGTAAGACATTTCTGCTCAATCAGTTTATTCGGCTAAGTAAATACGAGGGCAAGCACGTCAGTGTAACTGCTACAACGGGACTTGCTGCGACCCATCTAGGCGGAAGCACGATCCATGCCTGGGCCGGGATAGGGGTGCACGACGAATTACCAGCGCATTTTCTCGACCAGTTATCGAAGGGGCGGCGGGAAATTATAGAAAAAACTGACGTGCTGATTATCGATGAGATTAGTATGCTGCATGACTTTCGGCTCGATATGGTAGACGATGTTTGTCGACTGGTGCGACGCAAAGACGAGCCGTTTGGCGGTATACAGCTTGTGATGAGTGGTGATTTTTTCCAGCTGCCGCCCATCAACCGCGAAGGGTCGCGCACCGGCGGATTTGTCGTCGGCAGTAAGGTTTGGAACGAGCTTGATCCAGTTGTTATTTACCTCGATGAACAGTTCCGTCAGACAGATGGTGATACACTTCATAGTATATTGACCGCGCTAAGGGCGGGCGATTTACGGCGGCACCACGCCGAAGCGCTGCTGGCGCGCACAGAAATACCCCTAGCTGACGATACGCAGCTTACCGAGCTGCACACTGTGAATGTTGATGTTGATCGTATCAATCAGCTGCGATTAGCCCAGCTGCCAGGTGACGAGGTGATATACGAGTGTCACACAACAGGAAGCGCAAACTATGTTGAGAATTTGCAGCGTAGCGTGCTAGCACCGAGCACCCTAACACTAAAGCAAGGCGCGCTGGTAATGGCAGTAAAAAACGACACCGCTCGTCGCTACGTCAATGGCAGTATTGGTACGGTAGTCGACTTTGAGCCCGGAACTGACTATCCAGTTGTTGATTTTATAAACGGTAAAACTGTGACAATGCAACCAGATACATGGGAGCTGCGCGACGGTGACAAAAAGCGGGCGAGTATTAGCCAGATACCACTCCGACTAGCCTGGGCGATTACCGTACACAAAAGCCAGGGTATGACGCTCGACGCAGCGCGCATGGACCTGCGCAAGGCATTTGTTGAAGGCATGGGCTATGTGGCACTCAGCCGTGTGAAATCGATCGACCACCTATATTTAGTCGGCATAAACCGGATGGCGCTTCAGGTCAGTCCTGAGGCGGCTGAAATAGATGTACAGTTGCGTAGTAGCGCGCTTAGTGATGCGAAGCGGTTCTCACACCTAAAAACAGCCGCTGCCAAACGTAGTACTGACCCACTGGTAAAAAAGAAACCGAAGACAAGCAGTGGCTGGGCCGAAAAAATCGCGAAAATGCGCGAGACCTACCCCAATGCTTATCGTCCATGGACAGTGAGTGATGATGCGACCCTTAAGCTTGAGTTTACCAACGGTGCTTCTGTTAAAAAGTTGAGCAAACTACTTGGTCGTCACGAAAATAGTGTAGTGATGCGACTTCAAAAGCATTATGGCGAAGATATAGTACAGATATAA
- a CDS encoding ribonuclease HI: protein MRIFHTDGSASPNPGPGGFAVIEDGRPVVLGSEDGDTTNIRMEGRALIAAMSIASGGACSIYTDSEFWINVITKWAPGWEARGWTKKGGEIKNLDLVREAYELYGKSNAELVWVRGHVGHEGNELADEWANKAREGMRLED from the coding sequence ATGAGAATTTTCCATACTGATGGCAGCGCGAGTCCAAACCCTGGGCCTGGCGGATTTGCGGTGATTGAAGACGGCAGGCCGGTAGTGCTTGGTAGCGAGGATGGCGATACGACCAATATTCGTATGGAGGGACGAGCACTGATAGCTGCAATGTCTATTGCATCTGGTGGGGCTTGTAGTATCTATACCGACAGCGAATTCTGGATCAATGTCATCACGAAGTGGGCACCTGGATGGGAGGCGCGCGGTTGGACAAAAAAAGGCGGTGAGATTAAAAATCTGGACCTGGTGCGGGAGGCGTACGAGCTATATGGGAAAAGCAACGCGGAACTTGTGTGGGTCAGGGGACATGTAGGACACGAGGGTAATGAACTTGCCGACGAATGGGCCAACAAAGCACGGGAAGGCATGAGACTAGAGGATTAA
- a CDS encoding excalibur calcium-binding domain-containing protein gives MPQTKVRRITAKQANQEAIEAGQPERITGPGWAVWILSRFPGVRYRYQPWGKTKRSVIAVLLYLVALPIIPIVFAAVWYAKDPEGFKKSPLMPVLVAVIAAWLGGFGWVANQTPITDGSPYASVKAQADGESSVVNTDPAAEANQVSKEKIAKQSTSNATSGRHFENCTEAFDAGVFDIKRNDPSYERRLDRDNDGIACEK, from the coding sequence ATGCCACAAACGAAAGTACGCCGGATAACGGCAAAGCAAGCAAATCAAGAAGCGATTGAGGCCGGTCAGCCCGAACGCATCACCGGCCCGGGTTGGGCTGTCTGGATACTATCACGATTCCCTGGAGTGCGCTACCGCTACCAGCCATGGGGTAAAACAAAACGATCAGTCATCGCTGTGCTTTTGTATCTGGTGGCGCTACCAATCATCCCGATTGTTTTTGCTGCTGTATGGTATGCTAAAGACCCAGAAGGTTTCAAAAAAAGCCCGCTCATGCCTGTACTCGTGGCGGTGATTGCTGCATGGCTTGGTGGATTTGGCTGGGTGGCTAACCAAACGCCAATTACCGACGGATCACCCTATGCGAGCGTGAAAGCTCAAGCCGATGGTGAATCAAGTGTCGTTAACACTGACCCGGCAGCTGAAGCAAACCAGGTATCAAAAGAAAAGATTGCTAAACAATCAACAAGCAACGCAACCAGTGGTCGTCACTTTGAAAACTGTACTGAAGCATTTGACGCTGGCGTGTTTGATATCAAACGTAATGATCCAAGCTACGAGCGACGGCTTGATCGTGATAACGACGGCATCGCTTGCGAAAAATAA
- a CDS encoding polysaccharide deacetylase family protein, with protein MSHISSLQSKARQSQLLHTSTLVAVSTLVGISIGVLLSGRVIDTSPIVVTHSAPAKTTKLPTYRASLRAHDVVVPPIVNGVAPIISRLDTKLPVVFLTIDDGASKGEDYLLYMRQRHLIASLFLADAFIAGHYDYYKPYVEAGFIIENHTVSHDLRLFRAQGSYVWNEICGMSTIIEREYGKRPQLYRAPGGASSPLMQSLAADCGMRAVVSWRAKVDGGAVQYQEGSSLKPGDIVIMHFRPDFKADIDAFVTAMQASGLHTERLEDWL; from the coding sequence ATGTCCCATATATCATCACTCCAGTCGAAGGCAAGACAGAGTCAGTTGCTTCACACGAGTACACTTGTAGCGGTTAGTACGCTCGTGGGTATTAGTATAGGAGTGCTGCTGTCGGGTAGAGTGATCGACACGAGTCCAATCGTCGTGACTCACAGTGCTCCAGCTAAGACTACAAAGCTACCGACCTATAGAGCGTCCCTGCGTGCACACGATGTCGTAGTCCCGCCGATAGTAAACGGTGTTGCTCCTATTATCTCGCGCCTCGACACAAAACTGCCGGTAGTTTTTCTGACAATTGACGACGGTGCGTCAAAGGGCGAGGACTATTTGCTCTATATGCGTCAGAGGCATCTGATCGCATCGCTATTTTTGGCAGATGCGTTTATTGCTGGTCACTATGATTACTATAAGCCGTATGTTGAGGCAGGGTTTATCATTGAAAATCATACTGTGTCCCATGATTTGCGACTATTTCGAGCACAAGGCTCGTACGTATGGAACGAGATTTGTGGCATGTCGACGATCATAGAGCGCGAATATGGTAAGAGGCCGCAGCTCTATCGTGCCCCTGGCGGCGCCTCAAGTCCGCTCATGCAGTCACTAGCGGCAGACTGTGGAATGCGTGCTGTTGTCAGCTGGAGGGCGAAGGTGGATGGTGGAGCGGTACAGTATCAAGAAGGCTCGAGTCTTAAGCCGGGCGATATAGTAATCATGCATTTTCGGCCCGACTTCAAGGCAGATATCGACGCATTTGTCACTGCAATGCAGGCCTCGGGGCTGCATACCGAACGCCTAGAAGATTGGCTATAG
- a CDS encoding DUF262 domain-containing protein — protein MNIELHRIKIRDVVHGYTDSQEEGVTAYGGRLNIRPKYQREFVYTGKQRDAVIDTVRKGFPLNVMYWMVNDDGNYEVLDGQQRTISIAQYVAGDFSVRDGMYDMGFHNLTHDEQEKILDYELMIYFCEGTDKERLEWFKTINIAGEKLTDQELRNAVYTGPWLSDAKLKFSKTHCVAYLLASDGGALLTGSPIRQEYLETALSWINNGEVADYMATHQHEQNADELWQYFQRVVEWARATFPVYRGEMKHVPWGPLYNEFHDAQLDPQALEAEVKKLMQDDDVTSRPGIYMYVLTRKEKYLSVRAFDIRMKRAAYERQNGICPDCKGHYEFEAMEGDHITPWVAGGKTTAENCMMRCRECNRRKSDS, from the coding sequence ATGAATATTGAACTCCATCGCATAAAAATTCGCGATGTCGTACATGGCTACACCGATAGCCAGGAAGAAGGCGTCACTGCCTATGGCGGCAGGCTCAATATTCGGCCCAAGTACCAGCGCGAGTTTGTGTATACCGGCAAGCAGCGCGACGCAGTGATCGACACGGTGCGCAAAGGTTTCCCGCTCAACGTAATGTACTGGATGGTGAATGATGACGGGAACTACGAAGTGCTCGACGGTCAGCAGCGTACCATAAGTATCGCTCAGTATGTTGCCGGGGACTTTTCGGTGCGAGATGGAATGTACGACATGGGATTTCACAATCTAACGCACGATGAGCAAGAGAAAATACTTGACTATGAACTGATGATTTATTTCTGTGAAGGTACAGACAAAGAGCGGCTCGAGTGGTTCAAAACAATCAATATTGCTGGCGAAAAACTAACCGATCAGGAACTGCGCAATGCTGTGTACACCGGTCCGTGGCTAAGTGACGCGAAACTGAAATTTAGCAAAACCCACTGCGTGGCATATTTGCTGGCAAGCGACGGCGGGGCACTCCTAACCGGATCGCCCATACGACAAGAATACCTAGAAACGGCACTGTCGTGGATTAATAACGGCGAAGTTGCAGACTATATGGCTACGCATCAACACGAACAAAACGCTGATGAGCTGTGGCAGTACTTTCAGCGAGTTGTTGAATGGGCGCGAGCGACATTCCCCGTGTATCGCGGCGAAATGAAACACGTGCCGTGGGGGCCGCTCTACAATGAGTTTCACGATGCTCAGCTCGACCCACAAGCGCTTGAAGCTGAAGTAAAAAAACTCATGCAAGACGATGACGTAACAAGTCGGCCGGGAATATATATGTATGTGCTGACGCGTAAGGAAAAGTACTTATCGGTGCGGGCATTTGATATACGTATGAAACGTGCTGCCTATGAGCGTCAAAATGGGATATGCCCAGACTGCAAAGGCCACTATGAATTTGAAGCCATGGAAGGCGACCACATAACACCCTGGGTAGCAGGCGGTAAAACGACTGCCGAAAACTGTATGATGCGCTGCAGGGAGTGTAATCGACGCAAGAGCGATAGCTAG
- a CDS encoding adenine-specific methyltransferase EcoRI family protein, whose protein sequence is MPNIILGSAKREKNDEFYTQLKDIEDELRHYKEQFRGKVVYCNCDDPFESNFFKYFASNFNHLGLKKLITTSYTKSPIAGMQLPLPQIIGLEPSNKAPFKIEINEVPDVNGDGAVGMGDVEWLLKHDANVASPLGGNGDFRSDECVDLLKQADIVVTNPPFSLFREYIAQLAEHNKKFIIIGNKNAITYKEVFKLIKENKLWLGYRNINSDMWLAVPEGEKYEKIVDGVKLKHIMACWFTNLDTTKRHEVFATYKKYTPDEYPAYDNYEAINVDVVADVPGDYSGVMGVPITFLDKYNPAQYEIIDINPHFFAVTEQGLPKPRQLSLHSVGKKDPYARILIKKKEGASV, encoded by the coding sequence ATGCCAAACATAATACTGGGGAGCGCTAAGCGGGAAAAGAACGACGAATTCTATACACAGCTCAAAGATATTGAGGATGAGCTGCGGCACTATAAAGAGCAGTTTCGTGGCAAGGTGGTATACTGCAACTGCGACGACCCGTTTGAAAGCAACTTTTTCAAATACTTTGCCAGCAACTTCAACCACCTAGGGCTGAAGAAGCTTATTACCACGAGCTACACCAAGTCACCAATTGCCGGTATGCAACTGCCACTGCCGCAGATTATTGGCTTGGAGCCGAGCAACAAAGCACCGTTTAAGATTGAAATCAATGAAGTGCCCGATGTAAACGGTGACGGAGCGGTAGGGATGGGCGATGTGGAGTGGCTGCTCAAACACGACGCCAATGTCGCGTCGCCGCTCGGCGGCAACGGGGATTTCCGCAGTGACGAATGCGTAGACCTGCTAAAACAAGCCGACATAGTGGTAACAAATCCGCCGTTTTCGCTGTTTCGTGAATACATAGCACAGCTCGCCGAACACAATAAAAAGTTCATAATCATCGGTAACAAAAATGCCATTACCTACAAAGAGGTTTTCAAACTAATCAAAGAAAACAAGCTGTGGCTCGGGTATCGTAATATCAACAGTGATATGTGGCTGGCTGTGCCAGAGGGCGAGAAGTACGAAAAGATTGTTGATGGTGTTAAGCTAAAACATATTATGGCTTGTTGGTTCACAAACCTAGATACCACCAAGCGACATGAAGTATTTGCAACCTATAAAAAATACACACCCGACGAGTATCCAGCGTACGACAACTACGAAGCGATTAATGTCGACGTCGTCGCAGACGTACCCGGAGACTATAGCGGTGTCATGGGAGTGCCGATTACGTTTTTGGATAAGTATAATCCAGCGCAATATGAGATTATAGATATTAACCCGCACTTTTTTGCGGTCACAGAACAGGGGCTACCAAAGCCCAGGCAATTGTCGCTGCACAGTGTCGGTAAAAAAGACCCCTATGCAAGAATTCTCATAAAGAAAAAAGAAGGAGCTAGCGTATGA
- a CDS encoding adenine-specific methyltransferase EcoRI family protein has protein sequence MAQINLQVAKQQKKDEFYTQLVDIEKELRHYKEQFRGKVVLCNCDDPFESNFFKYFASNFNHLGLKKLIATSYSKSPVAGMQLPLPQIIGLQPTGKEPFKIEINEVPDVDGDGAVGITDVEYLLRHNKNTASPLAGNGDFRSDECVELLKQADIVVTNPPFSLFREFLNLLVEHKKDFLIIGNTNALTYKEVFQLFKDDKVRTGYTNFNVGMFFVVPSDWEQYHHIDASGRKIARVSTSCWFTSLDVAKHKDIMNLYKKYSASEYPAYFNYDAIEVSKAADIPMDYDGKMGVPITFLDKHNPAQFEIVGSSITLGKPMSEIAEKGMYQQGGPSFYLKNTDGTYTRLYHRVVIRTRRLS, from the coding sequence ATGGCACAAATAAACTTGCAGGTTGCGAAGCAGCAGAAGAAAGATGAGTTTTATACGCAGCTTGTTGATATTGAAAAGGAGCTGCGGCACTACAAAGAGCAGTTTCGCGGCAAAGTAGTGCTATGTAACTGCGACGACCCGTTTGAAAGTAACTTTTTCAAATACTTTGCGAGCAACTTTAATCACCTAGGGCTAAAAAAGCTCATTGCCACCAGCTATAGCAAGTCGCCAGTGGCGGGTATGCAGCTACCGCTGCCGCAGATTATTGGGCTGCAACCCACTGGCAAAGAACCGTTTAAAATCGAGATCAACGAAGTGCCAGATGTTGATGGCGATGGAGCAGTGGGAATTACCGACGTGGAGTATCTGCTACGGCACAACAAAAACACCGCCTCGCCGCTAGCTGGCAACGGCGACTTTAGGAGCGATGAGTGCGTAGAACTGCTAAAACAAGCCGACATAGTGGTGACTAATCCACCGTTTTCGCTGTTTCGTGAGTTTTTGAATTTGCTTGTAGAGCACAAAAAAGATTTTTTGATAATCGGAAACACGAATGCACTTACGTATAAAGAGGTTTTTCAACTGTTTAAAGATGATAAAGTCCGTACGGGTTACACAAACTTCAACGTCGGAATGTTCTTTGTAGTACCGAGCGATTGGGAACAGTACCACCATATTGACGCAAGTGGTCGGAAAATTGCCCGGGTTTCAACATCGTGTTGGTTCACATCACTTGATGTTGCGAAACATAAAGACATAATGAATTTGTATAAGAAATATTCCGCGAGTGAATATCCTGCATACTTCAATTACGATGCGATAGAGGTATCAAAGGCAGCTGATATCCCCATGGATTATGATGGCAAAATGGGCGTACCAATCACGTTTCTCGACAAGCATAATCCTGCACAATTTGAGATTGTAGGTTCAAGCATTACACTTGGAAAACCGATGTCGGAAATTGCAGAAAAGGGGATGTATCAGCAGGGTGGGCCTAGTTTTTATTTGAAAAATACTGATGGCACCTACACACGCCTTTATCACCGCGTAGTCATAAGAACGAGGCGTTTAAGCTAA
- a CDS encoding DUF427 domain-containing protein, whose amino-acid sequence MKAIWNNEVVAEAAKEELIRIEGNWYFPPSSLKREFFQDSDHHTTCFWKGEASYYDVVVDGKRNEFGSWYYPQPKDGSIEKVRNDFSNYVAFWNGIQVVD is encoded by the coding sequence ATGAAAGCAATTTGGAATAATGAAGTTGTCGCAGAAGCGGCGAAAGAAGAACTAATTCGGATTGAGGGTAACTGGTATTTCCCACCTAGTAGTCTGAAACGCGAGTTCTTTCAAGATAGCGACCACCATACCACGTGTTTTTGGAAAGGCGAAGCTAGCTACTACGACGTGGTAGTTGACGGCAAGCGAAATGAATTTGGCTCATGGTACTACCCACAGCCAAAAGACGGATCGATAGAAAAAGTTCGAAATGACTTTAGTAACTACGTAGCGTTTTGGAATGGCATACAAGTTGTCGATTAG